The Dyadobacter sandarakinus DNA window CAGAATTTCCTGCTGGCATTCCAGCACACCCAGCGTATGATCGGTACTTCCATTATCAATAACGATCACCTCGATTTGGCGGTACGTTTGCTGGAAAACCGATATGAGTGCTTCCTGTATGTATAGTTCATGATTGTAAGCCGTCACAATGACGCTTACCAGCGGCTGCTTATCCTGTTTCATTTTGCTTAGCAAAGTCCTGACTCCGTCCGTTAATGGTGCGGTTTGAAAGCACCATTAAGGCAAAACTACCAACAATAAACAGAAGTGATCCAAACAGTTATTATCCGGCCGGCAAGAGTTTTCAGGCTGTTTTTCTCATTGAGGCAGCGCGAATACTGGCATTGATTTCAAACCCCAGGATGATCACTAGGGCCAGCAGGTACAGCCAGATCATGAGTGCGATCATCGTACCTATAGACCCATAAAGCTTGTTGTAGGAGCTGAAACGGGAGAGATAATACGAAAAGCCGTATGTCGAAAGAAGTATCAACACAGACGCGATCACTGAGCCTGCATTGACAAACCCGTACTGCCTTCCATGAGAAGGAGCAAAGCGATACACGAGTGAAATTGCCAGCATCAGCGAACCGAAACTGATCAGGTAGCGCGTCATGTTCAGCAGGAAAATTACCCAGTTTTCCTGGATGATATTCCACTCTCCGATCAGGTGCATCACAGCATCACCCACGATCAGCAAAATGACTGAGAGGAAAAGCACGGCAATCAGCAGCAGTGTCAGTACAATTGCAATACCCCGGGTTTTCAGGAAACCCCTCGTCTCTTTATCCTCATAAACCATATCAAACGAGCGCATCAGCGACAGCATGCCATTGGTCGATGCGAGCAGTGCAAAGAAGAAACCCAATGAAAGTACGCCGCTTCTCGGCCTGCCGATGATATCCAGGATAGTCTGGTCGGCATCCTGGTAAATACCCTTGGGAATGTTTTCGCGCAGTACTTCCATGATCTGCATGTCCAGATGCTCGATCGGAATGTAGGGGATCAGTGTAAAAAGAAAGATGATACCCGGAAAAAGGGCGAGGGTCAGGCTGTAAGCCACAGCAGAGGCACGCTGGTCGATATCGTAATCGCGGTTGCTCTGGATCAGGTTCTGAAGAATGTCGTACAGGGAAGCCGTTCCTCTCCCGAGCCTGGTTTGCTGTAACCACACAATAATGCGACCGACAAACCGGATTCTGAGCAATCTTTCACGCATGGCGTTTTTCTATTTGCCTTCAAAATAAGGCCTTAGCTTTTCCAGCAATGGACCGGGCGCCGCACACAGCCTGCCATTATCCCGCCTCTGAAATACAAGCTTTGTTTCACCCGTATTCAGCAGCACATCATCCTGATTGCGGATCTCATAATGAAAGGTAACCCGCACACCGGGCAGTTCCTGAAGGCTGACGCGGATACTCAGCAGGTCATCATAGCGCGCAGGCCTGATGTAGCGCGAGTGGTTTTCATAAACCGGCATCATCACGCCTTCATCCTCCATGGCTTTATAATGAAAGTCGAGGCTCCGCAATGCCTCTACCCTGCCGATTTCATAGTAGCGTGCGTAATTTCCATAATATACATAACCCATCTGGTCAGTATCCGCATACCGGACGCGCACTCCTTTTACTTCATAGGTAAACATGCAGTACCTTGGTTTACAGGTTCGTGGAGACCCTAGTTCATGATCTGAAGACGGTTCAACTCGGCCTGGTACATCCGTGCATTTTTCAAGTGATCGGTGTAATTGGTAGCAAATGCATGGTAGCCCGACAAGTCTGCCTTCGCGCACATGTACACATAGTCATGCTTTTCATAATTAAGAACCGCATTCAATGAATTAAAGTCAGCCACACGGATCGGGCCGGGAGGAAGGCCTGTATTGACATACGTATTGTAAGGAGAAATAATCCGCAGCTGATCATTTAAGATCCTTTTTATACCAAAGTTCTGCAATGCAAACTTGATGGTCGGGTCAGCCTGTAAAGGCATCTGAGCACGCAGCCTGTTGATGTACAATCCTGCTACCCGGGCACGCTCGTCCACTTTCCGGGCCTGCTCCTCTTCCACAATCGATGCCAGTATCGACACCTGTACCGGCGTGAGACCAATCTCTTTGGCTTTGGCCAGGCGCTCGTCGGTCCAATACTTTTTGTACTCACTATGCATTCTGTCCAGAAACTTCTCGGTGCCGGTAGTCCAGTACACATCATAGGTATTTGGTAAAAACATGGACACGATCGTCAGTGTATCCAGGCCGTACTTTTCACAGACCTTGGGGCTGTCGAGTGCTTTTCTGAAACCATCTTCCCCGAACGCAAACCTGTTACCGATCCTTTTGATCAGGTCCTCTTTCAGCCTGATGTTGTTGAATGTAAGCCGTACCGCATCCTGGCTGCCCGCACTCAGTTTTCTTACAATCGTATAGTTATTGGAGTTGGGCTTGATCAGGTAGCGGCCTGCCTTCACCTTTTCAGGATACTTCAGCAACTTGGCCAGAAAGCGGAAAGAAATGTGGTCATTAATAACCTCATGCTTATTAAGGGTATCTATCACAGATTCGTACGATGCTCCTTCCGGGATCAGCAGTGCAAAGCTGGACTGCTTGTCGACCATGAGGTTAGGCGTTTTGAAAATCTGCCAGAAATAGAAAGAGAATGTGGTAAAAAGGATTGCAATGGTAACAAACAACCCGATCTTGAAATTACGAGACATATTGTGCTGGCTGTCAGCTTCCGGCTATGGGCCGTCGGCTGGTTAATGTTTTTTATAAATTAATCTCAAAAGGTATGCTGAACCGCTTGGCAAGCTCATCGAGTGACAAAACTACCGGTTCCAGCAATGCAATCCCATTTACACGGCGCTCGGCTTCAATTTCCCGCTCGGGATCGCCGGGCACCAGTACTTTCCGGCCATCGACCGGACGTGCATTCTGGAATGCCCTGATCCACTTGTCCATATCTTTTTTGAACTCATCTGCCGGCCTGAACCCATCCACACGCATAGCACCGACAAAATGTCCGGTTCCCAGACCCACACCTTCACCCGCACTCATGAATCCAGCCGTTGCAAAAGGAGGCACCCAAGGCCCGAAGTTCGCACCAGACAACACACCTGAAAATATATCGACAATCGCGCCCAATCCATAACCTTTGTGACTGCCATGCTCTCGATCCGAGCCCAGCGGCAACAAACCGCCCCCGCTTTTAACTGCATTGGAGTCTGTGGTGGGATTGCCATCCGCATCCTGCGCCCATCCCAGCGGCGCGGGCAATCCTTTCCGCTGCAGAATTTCAAATTTCCCGTAAGCTACCGCAGTAGAAGCAAAGTCGGCCACGAAAGGAGTCTCTTCTCCAGCAGGTACCGCAACCGCAATCGGGTTTGTACCCAGCATTTTATCCAACGAAAAAGTAGGTGTCACGAGCGGAGCCGCATTGGTCATCGTCCAGCCGATCATATCATGCTCCAATGCCATCATGGCATGATAGCCCGCAATGCCAAAGTGATTGGAGTTCCGTACTGAAATCCATCCGGAGCCCGCCACTTTCGCCTTTTCGATCGCGATCTGCATGGCTTTGGGAGCAACTACCAGGCCCAACCCGCGGTCCCCGTCCACCACCGCTGTACTTGGCGTTTCATACACCACCCTGATATCAGGATTGGGATTGAGCCTGCCATGATCATAAAGCCTGACATACCCCGCAAGCCGCGCAATTCCGTGGGAGTCCACCCCGCGCAGGTCGGCACTGATCAGTACCCGGGCAGCCAGCTGCGCATCAGCCTCGGAACAGCCCAATGCCAGAAAAACCTGCTCCGTAAAATGTTTTAAATAACCCGCCTGGTACATATACGTTAATGAGATAACTTCTTTCTAATTTTACCAGACACAGGTCCGTGCGGCGCTGCGTGGCGCTGCAAATATCCAAATTCGATTGGCACTGTCCAATATTCTACGCCGATCGGCTGATTTATTCGGGTCCGTTTATTCTTTGCAGACACCATCATCCCCATGGAAATCAAAAATTCTTTTGCCAAGCGGATTGTCAGCTACTTCATTCGCGGACTGGTGCTGGTTGCTCCTATTTACGCCACAATCATCATCATCTGGAGCGGTGTCGGATACCTTGACAACATTCTTAACACCGAGATTCCGATTTCGGGAAACCGCACGCTGTACATGCCGGGACTGGGTGTGCTCGTGATCTTTGTCGGTATTATCCTGCTGGGCTTTTTCTTTTCCACGATCGTTCCCCAATCGTTTTTTTCCTTCGCCGAGCGACTGCTCCGGAAAGTACCGCTGGTCAGTATCATTTATTACTCCATCAAAGACCTCATACTTGCTTTCGTAGGAGACAATAAAAAATTCAACCAGCCCGTGCTGGTAACCATGTACCGTGATACGGGCATTAAAAAAATTGGTTTTATCACACAAACAGATCTCAGTCACCTGAAAATCAGCGATCATGTAGCCGTGTACATGCCGCTTTCGTATTCGCTTTCCGGTGAGCTCTTCATTGTGCCGGGTGATCAGGTTACCGTACTGGATGCATCCGCCACCGACGTGATGAAAATGCTTGTTTCGGGTGGAATATCCATGAAAGTACCCAAAGAAGAAGCCCCTGAAAGCCTTTAAGTTGATTGTATCCGGCAGCAACAAAGCGGGCATTTTAGCCGTTTAAAAGAATGGATTCCCTATCTTTGACCATTCTTACCGGCTTATGAGACAACTTTCTGTTATTGTCGCCCTTTTTCTGCTTGGGAATCTCCCCGCCTGGTCGCAGGACCGCTACGACTCCACCAAAGTGATGTCCAGCGAAGCACTTTTCCTCAAACAGGGCAACAGCAGCAGGGCCATTTCGTCGCCTGGCCAGAAGTACCTTGTCCTCGACGCCTCCCCTTTCCTGGGCGGCTTTCACCGGTACCGCTTTTTTCCGGGAGACAATATCAAGTTCAGGATGCGCAATGAAACCATCCGGTTCAATGAAACCATAGCCGCTGTTTCGGACTCCTCGTTTACCATCGGGATTGTCAATGAAGCGGTCGGCAGGGTGGATTACCAGGAAATCCTGCTGAAAGATGTAAGGCTGATGAAAGTCTCCCGCAACATCCCCTTTATCTCCCAGGCTGCGCCGCTCCTGCCCCTGGCCGGACTGATTTACATGGGTGCCGACTTTTTTAATAAAGGTGTTGATAATAAGCGGTTCACCACAGACGGCTCATCGCTGATCGTGGGCGGAGCACTGATTGCAGCGGGCATTATCTGCTATAAACTGACATTTTCTTCCCTGAAAATCAACGGGAAAAACAAACTTAAGGTACTCGAAACCTACTGACATAAAACGCCGGCAGTGTTCACTGCTGTATAATCCGATTTTATAGTGAACTCCATTCTCGTACATTCCCCCCAGCAACCCATACGTGCCGAAATCAGGCTTGCAGCTTCCAAAAGTGAATGCAACCGTGCACTGATCATCAATGCACTTACCGGATTTGCCTGTGAGCTTTCCAATATTTCGGAAGCACGTGACTCCCAAACCATGCTCCGCCTGCTCAATGATGACGGTCCGGTAGCGGATGTAATTGATGCGGGCACTACCATGCGTTTTCTCACAGCCTACTTCGCTGTGACCAATCAGCAAAAACGCATGACAGGCACGCCGCGAATGTGCGAGCGGCCGATCGGGATACTGGTGGACGCATTACGGACATTGGGTGCAGACATTACTTACGAAAAAGTACCCGGCTATCCTCCTTTGCAGATCAATGGGTTTACCTACTCGGGCGTTAACGAACTGACCATGCGCGGCGATGTGAGCAGCCAGTATATCTCGGCGCTTCTGCTGATCGCTCCGCAGCTCCCCGATGGTCTGAAGATCACGCTGGAAGGAGAAGTCGGCTCGCGGCCCTATATAGAAATGACATTGAACCAGATGGCGCATTTCGGAATCGAATACCATGCTGACTGGACGCACAATATTTTACACATACCCCCATTTAAATACCATCCCAAACCCTACGCCATCGAGTCGGACTGGTCGGGTGCGAGCTACTGGTACAGCATCGTAGCGCTGGCCAAAAGTGCCGAAGTAGAGCTGCTGGGGTTGAAAGAAAATTCTCTCCAAGGCGACAGTGCGATTGTCCAGATTATGGAGCTTTTGGGTGTAAAAAGTGTATTTACCGAAAAAGGAGTCAAACTATCCAAGATTCCTCATGCAGCGGCAGTAGCCTGGGATTTCAGTGCCTGCCCCGACCTGGCACAAACAGTGGCCGTATGTGCGGCTGTGAAAAAGATCAAACTGACATTGACCGGCATCGAAAGTCTGAAAATCAAAGAAACGGACCGGGTTCTTGCATTGCAGCAGGAGCTGCACAAACTTGGAGCGGAACTGATTGAAGTTGAGACAAACCATTTGTATGAAGTAAGCCCGGTAGCCGGCGAAGCCTGGCCTGCTACCACTTCCATCCATACCTATGATGACCACCGCATGGCAATGGCATTTGCGCCTGCGGCAATGGTGAGCCCGCTTATCATTGAAGAGCCAGGCGTCGTTGTGAAATCGTATCCGGGCTACTGGGATGATCTTGCAAAAGTTACCCAGTGGGAGGAAGTATAACCCTAAACAAGCTGCTATGAACCGGATTTTGCTCCTGACCCTCTTTGTGTTCAGTGTTTATACAAACTGCCGCGCGCAGAGCAATCCACGGTACCTGATTTTATTTAAAGACAAAAAGAATTCTCCCTACTCCATTGAAAAACCGGCTGAGTACCTTTCGCAACGCGCAATTTCGCGGCGGAACCGCCAGGGTATTGCGCTGACAACAGCCGATCTGCCGGTGAATCCCGCCTATGTGGATGCCGTACGAAAAACAGGGGCAATGGTCATTTATACCTCCCGCTGGTTCAACGGTACGCTTGTGGAAGCTTCGGATAGTCAGTTAAAGGCAATTAAAGAGCTGTCCTTTTACAAAGGAACCGAGCTGAACCTCCCCGTTGCCAATCTGACCATGCCTTCGGAAGGAGTGTTGCGGTCCGCAGCGGTCACCCACAAGTTCGGTACTACGGAAGATATTGATTACGGAAATGCCCGGGCGCAGCTTGCCTTAATGCAGGTGCCTGTGCTGCATCAAAGGGGGTTTGAGGGACAGGGTATGATCATCGCTGTGCTGGATAATGGCTTTGTGAATGGAAATACAGTAGGGTACCTGAAAGCATTAAGGGATGAAAACCGCATTGCTGATACGCATGACTTTGTAGCCAGGGACGGCGATGTATATAACGATGGTTCGCATGGACTCAATGTGCTTTCCACCATGGCTGCCTATGATCCGGGCCGCATGGTAGGCGGTGCTTTCAAAGCAAGCTACGCCCTCTACCGCACCGAAAACGACGACATTGAAGCCCCCTATGAGGAAATTACCTGGCTGCTTGCCGCAGAGCGAGCCGATAGCCTGGGAGCCGATGTGATCAACTCTTCACTGGGCTATAATACTTTTGAAGGACCGTTTAACAATGCCGCGTACAATCATACTTATGCGGATATGGATGGCAAAACCACGATCATCAGCCGGGCAGCACGGTATGCTTCGCGCACGGGTATGGTGGTGGTAACAGCAGCCGGAAATGAAGGCGGGAACTCCTGGCGGTACATTACCGCTCCTGCCGATGTGGACTCGGTACTTACGGTAGGTGCCAGTACCTACGACAGAAGCTATGCTTCGCTGAGCTCCGTAGGTCCTAATGCAGCCGGCCAGCAAAAACCGGACGTCGCGGCAGTAGGGGTAGGTGCCATTATAGGAGGTATCTCCGGCAATGTGTCCAGCGGGAACGGGACCTCTTTTGCTTCTCCCCTGGTGGCCGGCCTGGCTGCAATCTTATGGCAGGCGCACCCTGAACTCACAGCCCAGCAGCTGATTTATGCATTGAAACATTCCGGCCACCAGGCCGACAGGCCCGATAATTTCCTTGGATACGGCGTTCCCGACGTTGTCAGGGCAGAGACCATTATTGAAGAGCAGTTTACACCGCTGGGTACCGAACCCGAAATCATCGGGCAAATGGCACTGTCGCCCAATCCTACCCAAAAAGAGATCAGCATTGCAGTACCCGCTGCATTAGCAGGAAAGCAGGCTTCATTCAGCCTTTTTTCCGTGAGCGGGGCAAAGTACTGGTCGGCGGCCCGGCGCCTGCAGACAAAAGAGATGATTGCAATAGCAGATCTTCCCTCCGGCATTTACCTGCTGCATGTGATGGTTGAAAACCAGGAAAAAACTTTTCGCTTTTTCAAACAGTAACCTTCCTTACCATTCTGAGGATAGACTCTGAATGGTTGTACTGCGGTACCTCTTCCAGTGGTATCCAGCGCACATCCCGCGACTCATTATTGATAACCACCTGCTGGCTTTCGGAAGCAAGGAATGCAAACCGGACATCGAAATGCTCATGTTCCCCGGTGTCCTTGCCTGCCGGTATGGTATGAATATCAACATCAAAAACACCTTCCTGTAAAAATTGCAGACTGGTAAGTCCTGTTTCCTCTTCCACTTCCTTCCGCGCAACACGCACTACATCGGGGTCGCCGTCACAATGCCCGCCGGGCTGGAACCATTTGTCGAGTTTACGGTGGTGCAGCAATAGTACCGAGTTTTTATCAGGTGAAAGTACCCACCCCGACGCTGTTACGTGACCTTTCAGCAATGTGCGTTCAAAACAGTCGGGTTCAGCTTTCACAAATGCGAGTGTACGCAGGTACATACCGGCCTCTTGCCCGGGTTCGGGCTGGTATGCTTCCAGCAACCTGATCAAACTGTCTCTTTCCATAGTAGCGAATTGACTTTTTCATTCTATTTTCACCGCAAGTTTAACATTTCAGCTGCATAACAGCCATCACATGAAGAAGTATATCCTCGCCATAATCCTGTCCGTATACCTGCTTACCACCGTCTCTGCCCAGCGCATCCCGGCAGCAAGTCCCTCTGCCACTGTGTCCCAGACCATCGGAATTACGGATTTCACAGTGCATTATTCCAGGCCGTTTTTAAAAGGAAGAAAAGTGTTTGCAGACAGTGCTGCGCTGGCGCCCTACAACCAGCTGTGGCGTACCGGAGCCAACATGCCGACTACCTTCGAGGCTTCCACCCCATTCATGTTCGGCGACCGTAAAGTGCCCGCAGGCAAGTACGCCCTGTACAGCATTCCTTCCGGCGCAGCCTGGACTGTTATTTTAAACAAAAACTACCAGACCGGCGCAGATACGTACTCAGCTGATAATGACGTGGCGCGCATCATGGCGGTACCTTCCTCATCCGATTTTCACGAGGCCTTCACCATTTCCATTGATCCCATAACCGATAGCACCGCTGCATTGAACCTGGCATGGTCGTCGGTGAATGTGACCGTACCGCTCGCTGTGGAAACCGGCTTGCTGACGATGACTGCCCTGAATAAAGCAGTTGCAGAAAACCCTGAGGATGTTGCGGTATTGCAAAGTGCAGCCGGATTTCTGCTGAGTAAAGGCAAAGATCTGCAGATAGCGCTCGGTATGGCCGACAAAGCCATCGGTTTGAAGGAAACTTATATGAACCTGTGGCTCAAAGCGCAAATCCTGAACAAGCTGGGAAAGACAGCGGAAGCATTGCCCGTGGCACAAAAGGCACTTACGCTTGGGCCGGCAGCCAATGA harbors:
- a CDS encoding YihY/virulence factor BrkB family protein; translation: MRERLLRIRFVGRIIVWLQQTRLGRGTASLYDILQNLIQSNRDYDIDQRASAVAYSLTLALFPGIIFLFTLIPYIPIEHLDMQIMEVLRENIPKGIYQDADQTILDIIGRPRSGVLSLGFFFALLASTNGMLSLMRSFDMVYEDKETRGFLKTRGIAIVLTLLLIAVLFLSVILLIVGDAVMHLIGEWNIIQENWVIFLLNMTRYLISFGSLMLAISLVYRFAPSHGRQYGFVNAGSVIASVLILLSTYGFSYYLSRFSSYNKLYGSIGTMIALMIWLYLLALVIILGFEINASIRAASMRKTA
- a CDS encoding acyl-CoA thioesterase yields the protein MFTYEVKGVRVRYADTDQMGYVYYGNYARYYEIGRVEALRSLDFHYKAMEDEGVMMPVYENHSRYIRPARYDDLLSIRVSLQELPGVRVTFHYEIRNQDDVLLNTGETKLVFQRRDNGRLCAAPGPLLEKLRPYFEGK
- the mltG gene encoding endolytic transglycosylase MltG; translated protein: MSRNFKIGLFVTIAILFTTFSFYFWQIFKTPNLMVDKQSSFALLIPEGASYESVIDTLNKHEVINDHISFRFLAKLLKYPEKVKAGRYLIKPNSNNYTIVRKLSAGSQDAVRLTFNNIRLKEDLIKRIGNRFAFGEDGFRKALDSPKVCEKYGLDTLTIVSMFLPNTYDVYWTTGTEKFLDRMHSEYKKYWTDERLAKAKEIGLTPVQVSILASIVEEEQARKVDERARVAGLYINRLRAQMPLQADPTIKFALQNFGIKRILNDQLRIISPYNTYVNTGLPPGPIRVADFNSLNAVLNYEKHDYVYMCAKADLSGYHAFATNYTDHLKNARMYQAELNRLQIMN
- a CDS encoding Ldh family oxidoreductase gives rise to the protein MYQAGYLKHFTEQVFLALGCSEADAQLAARVLISADLRGVDSHGIARLAGYVRLYDHGRLNPNPDIRVVYETPSTAVVDGDRGLGLVVAPKAMQIAIEKAKVAGSGWISVRNSNHFGIAGYHAMMALEHDMIGWTMTNAAPLVTPTFSLDKMLGTNPIAVAVPAGEETPFVADFASTAVAYGKFEILQRKGLPAPLGWAQDADGNPTTDSNAVKSGGGLLPLGSDREHGSHKGYGLGAIVDIFSGVLSGANFGPWVPPFATAGFMSAGEGVGLGTGHFVGAMRVDGFRPADEFKKDMDKWIRAFQNARPVDGRKVLVPGDPEREIEAERRVNGIALLEPVVLSLDELAKRFSIPFEINL
- a CDS encoding DUF502 domain-containing protein yields the protein MEIKNSFAKRIVSYFIRGLVLVAPIYATIIIIWSGVGYLDNILNTEIPISGNRTLYMPGLGVLVIFVGIILLGFFFSTIVPQSFFSFAERLLRKVPLVSIIYYSIKDLILAFVGDNKKFNQPVLVTMYRDTGIKKIGFITQTDLSHLKISDHVAVYMPLSYSLSGELFIVPGDQVTVLDASATDVMKMLVSGGISMKVPKEEAPESL
- a CDS encoding 3-phosphoshikimate 1-carboxyvinyltransferase; this encodes MNSILVHSPQQPIRAEIRLAASKSECNRALIINALTGFACELSNISEARDSQTMLRLLNDDGPVADVIDAGTTMRFLTAYFAVTNQQKRMTGTPRMCERPIGILVDALRTLGADITYEKVPGYPPLQINGFTYSGVNELTMRGDVSSQYISALLLIAPQLPDGLKITLEGEVGSRPYIEMTLNQMAHFGIEYHADWTHNILHIPPFKYHPKPYAIESDWSGASYWYSIVALAKSAEVELLGLKENSLQGDSAIVQIMELLGVKSVFTEKGVKLSKIPHAAAVAWDFSACPDLAQTVAVCAAVKKIKLTLTGIESLKIKETDRVLALQQELHKLGAELIEVETNHLYEVSPVAGEAWPATTSIHTYDDHRMAMAFAPAAMVSPLIIEEPGVVVKSYPGYWDDLAKVTQWEEV
- a CDS encoding S8 family peptidase — translated: MNRILLLTLFVFSVYTNCRAQSNPRYLILFKDKKNSPYSIEKPAEYLSQRAISRRNRQGIALTTADLPVNPAYVDAVRKTGAMVIYTSRWFNGTLVEASDSQLKAIKELSFYKGTELNLPVANLTMPSEGVLRSAAVTHKFGTTEDIDYGNARAQLALMQVPVLHQRGFEGQGMIIAVLDNGFVNGNTVGYLKALRDENRIADTHDFVARDGDVYNDGSHGLNVLSTMAAYDPGRMVGGAFKASYALYRTENDDIEAPYEEITWLLAAERADSLGADVINSSLGYNTFEGPFNNAAYNHTYADMDGKTTIISRAARYASRTGMVVVTAAGNEGGNSWRYITAPADVDSVLTVGASTYDRSYASLSSVGPNAAGQQKPDVAAVGVGAIIGGISGNVSSGNGTSFASPLVAGLAAILWQAHPELTAQQLIYALKHSGHQADRPDNFLGYGVPDVVRAETIIEEQFTPLGTEPEIIGQMALSPNPTQKEISIAVPAALAGKQASFSLFSVSGAKYWSAARRLQTKEMIAIADLPSGIYLLHVMVENQEKTFRFFKQ
- a CDS encoding NUDIX hydrolase, giving the protein MERDSLIRLLEAYQPEPGQEAGMYLRTLAFVKAEPDCFERTLLKGHVTASGWVLSPDKNSVLLLHHRKLDKWFQPGGHCDGDPDVVRVARKEVEEETGLTSLQFLQEGVFDVDIHTIPAGKDTGEHEHFDVRFAFLASESQQVVINNESRDVRWIPLEEVPQYNHSESILRMVRKVTV
- a CDS encoding DUF2911 domain-containing protein, which codes for MKKYILAIILSVYLLTTVSAQRIPAASPSATVSQTIGITDFTVHYSRPFLKGRKVFADSAALAPYNQLWRTGANMPTTFEASTPFMFGDRKVPAGKYALYSIPSGAAWTVILNKNYQTGADTYSADNDVARIMAVPSSSDFHEAFTISIDPITDSTAALNLAWSSVNVTVPLAVETGLLTMTALNKAVAENPEDVAVLQSAAGFLLSKGKDLQIALGMADKAIGLKETYMNLWLKAQILNKLGKTAEALPVAQKALTLGPAANDQAFGFYKGQIEKGIADMQAKIPAGKAVAAKTKKKKNNR